A genomic window from Sphingobacterium sp. BN32 includes:
- the odhB gene encoding 2-oxoglutarate dehydrogenase complex dihydrolipoyllysine-residue succinyltransferase: MSLEIKVPTVGESITEVTLAQWLKQDGDYVEMDENIAELESDKATFELPAEKAGILRIIAQEGDTLEIGAVVCTIEDGDAPAASGEKKEEAPAKEAAPAAAKAEEDESPETYAAGTASPAAAKILREKGIDPSTIKGTGKDGRITKEDAEKAQASAPKAAAAKPAASPAPAAAPVVAGSRNERREKMSSLRKTIAKRLVAVKNETAMLTTFNEVNMQPIMDLRAKYKDTFKEKHGIGLGFMSFFTKAVTTALKEWPAVNARIEENEIVYSDFADISIAVSAPKGLVVPVIRNAESMALYEIEKAIAELAGKARDNKLTIEEMTGGTFTITNGGVFGSMMSTPIINAPQSAILGMHNIVQRPIAENGQVVIRPMMYIALSYDHRIIDGRESVSFLVRVKQLLEDPARLLLEV, translated from the coding sequence ATGAGCTTAGAAATTAAAGTCCCTACAGTTGGAGAGTCAATTACAGAAGTGACTTTAGCCCAATGGCTAAAACAAGATGGCGATTACGTCGAGATGGACGAGAATATCGCTGAATTGGAATCAGATAAAGCTACTTTTGAACTACCTGCAGAGAAAGCTGGTATCTTACGTATCATTGCACAAGAAGGCGACACCTTAGAGATTGGTGCGGTTGTTTGTACAATCGAAGACGGCGATGCTCCTGCTGCTTCAGGTGAGAAAAAAGAAGAAGCTCCTGCAAAAGAAGCTGCTCCTGCTGCTGCAAAAGCGGAAGAAGATGAAAGCCCAGAAACTTACGCTGCTGGTACTGCATCTCCTGCTGCTGCGAAGATTTTAAGAGAAAAGGGTATTGATCCTTCTACCATCAAAGGTACAGGTAAAGACGGTAGAATCACGAAAGAGGATGCAGAGAAAGCACAAGCTTCTGCGCCTAAGGCTGCTGCTGCAAAACCTGCGGCAAGCCCTGCTCCTGCTGCTGCCCCTGTAGTTGCTGGCTCAAGAAATGAACGCCGTGAGAAAATGAGCTCATTGCGTAAAACGATCGCTAAGCGCTTAGTAGCTGTTAAAAATGAGACTGCGATGTTGACTACGTTCAACGAAGTAAACATGCAGCCGATCATGGACTTAAGAGCGAAATACAAAGATACATTTAAAGAAAAACACGGCATTGGTCTAGGCTTTATGTCATTCTTTACAAAAGCAGTTACCACTGCATTGAAAGAATGGCCGGCAGTCAACGCGCGTATCGAAGAAAACGAAATCGTTTATTCTGATTTCGCAGACATCTCTATCGCTGTTTCTGCGCCAAAAGGACTGGTAGTTCCAGTAATCAGAAATGCTGAATCGATGGCATTATATGAAATCGAAAAAGCAATCGCTGAATTAGCTGGTAAAGCTCGCGACAACAAATTGACGATTGAAGAAATGACTGGCGGTACATTTACAATCACTAACGGTGGTGTATTTGGATCGATGATGTCTACTCCTATCATCAATGCGCCGCAATCAGCAATCTTAGGTATGCACAATATCGTGCAGCGCCCTATCGCTGAAAACGGTCAAGTAGTAATTCGTCCGATGATGTACATTGCATTATCTTACGATCACCGTATCATTGACGGTCGTGAGTCTGTAAGCTTCCTAGTTCGTGTAAAACAACTGTTAGAAGATCCTGCAAGATTATTATTGGAGGTATAG
- a CDS encoding LTA synthase family protein, protein MKGKIILKGLFAPYIALIIRFAMMLLIYQILRVGFYIYNVDQFPHVTFSEMIRMMSGGLKFDLAALFYLNSLYILMMAIPLPFKYKASYQKVAKWVFIITNSIGIGLNLIDYAYYPFTLKRTTGTVFSQFANEQNLFKLMTDFLIGYWYLLLEFVVIVWVLIKLYDLIKIEYKRFTGWTFYTVHLVSLLIVAFLFVGGVRGGWAHSTRPITLSNAGDYVKSPEEMNIVLNTPFSILKTLKAVTLKEKNYFPENELQAIYPVIHQPKDSAEFKPLNVVFLIMESFGKEHIGFFNKELDAGKYKGYTPFLDSLIQQSYTFTRSYANGRKSIDALPSIITGIPSIAEPFVLSIYSGNKTTSIAKLLGEKGYETAFFHGAPNGSMGFSAYMQLAGIKNYFGKNEYNNDDDFDGIWGIWDEPFMQFMAKKIDTFKQPFFSSFFSLSSHHPFKVPEEYAGKFPKGKLPLHEPIGYADHALRQFFNTASKSDWYNNTLFVIVADHASMIHFPEYNTAPNFFAIPIIFYYPGGELKGLSDKLVQQIDIMPTVLNYLQYDKPYFAFGSDAFDPRRDNFLVNNIGGSYNFFMGDYFMTFDNERPSSLHNLKTDPSLSKDLMNEEPQTLDSLKRHLEAFIQQYNNRMIHNKLTAE, encoded by the coding sequence ATGAAGGGAAAAATTATCCTCAAGGGACTGTTTGCCCCATATATCGCGTTGATCATACGCTTTGCAATGATGTTGCTGATTTATCAGATACTGCGGGTCGGTTTCTATATTTACAACGTCGATCAGTTTCCGCATGTGACCTTTTCAGAGATGATTCGCATGATGAGCGGTGGACTAAAGTTTGATCTTGCGGCTTTATTTTATCTCAATAGCTTGTATATCCTCATGATGGCGATTCCTTTGCCTTTTAAATATAAGGCAAGCTATCAAAAGGTCGCCAAGTGGGTATTCATCATTACGAACAGCATCGGGATAGGACTTAACCTGATTGATTATGCTTATTACCCCTTCACTTTAAAACGCACTACAGGAACCGTGTTCAGCCAGTTTGCCAATGAGCAAAACCTGTTCAAGCTAATGACTGATTTCCTAATCGGATATTGGTATTTGTTATTGGAGTTTGTGGTCATCGTCTGGGTATTGATCAAGCTTTACGACCTCATCAAGATCGAATACAAGCGATTCACAGGATGGACATTCTACACCGTACATCTTGTTTCTTTGTTAATCGTGGCTTTCCTTTTTGTAGGGGGAGTTCGCGGGGGCTGGGCACATAGTACCCGTCCGATCACACTTAGCAATGCCGGAGATTATGTGAAATCGCCGGAGGAGATGAATATCGTGTTGAATACACCGTTTTCCATTCTGAAAACATTGAAAGCGGTGACCTTGAAAGAGAAAAATTACTTTCCGGAAAATGAATTACAGGCCATCTATCCTGTTATACATCAACCGAAAGATTCAGCGGAATTCAAACCCTTAAATGTGGTTTTCTTAATCATGGAGAGCTTCGGGAAAGAGCATATCGGGTTCTTCAATAAAGAGCTCGATGCTGGAAAATACAAGGGCTATACACCCTTCCTGGATTCCCTTATCCAACAATCCTATACCTTTACGCGTTCCTATGCAAATGGCCGTAAATCCATCGATGCCCTGCCTTCTATCATCACCGGAATTCCTTCCATTGCTGAGCCTTTTGTCCTGTCGATTTATTCAGGAAATAAAACGACGAGCATCGCGAAACTATTAGGAGAGAAGGGCTATGAAACGGCGTTTTTCCATGGCGCACCGAACGGTAGCATGGGCTTTTCGGCCTATATGCAGTTGGCTGGAATTAAGAATTACTTTGGAAAGAACGAATATAACAATGACGATGATTTCGATGGTATTTGGGGAATATGGGATGAGCCGTTCATGCAATTCATGGCGAAAAAGATAGATACCTTTAAACAGCCTTTCTTCAGCAGCTTCTTCTCCTTATCCTCCCATCATCCCTTTAAGGTTCCGGAAGAATATGCCGGAAAATTCCCGAAAGGCAAACTGCCGCTTCATGAGCCCATCGGCTATGCTGATCATGCATTACGCCAATTTTTCAATACCGCTTCCAAAAGCGACTGGTATAATAATACCCTATTTGTTATCGTGGCAGACCATGCGAGCATGATTCATTTTCCTGAATACAATACCGCGCCAAATTTCTTTGCCATTCCGATCATATTCTATTATCCAGGCGGAGAACTTAAAGGCTTGTCGGATAAGTTAGTCCAACAAATCGATATCATGCCGACGGTTCTGAATTACCTGCAATATGATAAACCATACTTTGCTTTCGGTTCAGATGCCTTTGATCCACGACGCGATAACTTCTTGGTCAATAATATCGGAGGGAGCTACAATTTCTTTATGGGCGATTACTTCATGACCTTCGACAATGAGCGCCCGAGTTCATTACACAACTTAAAAACAGATCCCTCGCTATCGAAAGATTTAATGAACGAAGAACCGCAAACGCTTGATTCGCTGAAACGACATTTAGAGGCGTTTATCCAGCAGTACAACAATCGAATGATCCATAACAAGCTTACGGCAGAATAA
- a CDS encoding LTA synthase family protein, translated as MQDVVNELKAFVRFFGFWLLICFIDRVIFITVFFDKIGGASSKEIFRMFYHGLSLDLSTVAYISALPFLVYCLISFVKKWKFSRKALDIYTLVVLILFFVVSFINVNVYREWGDKISKRAIDAFFASPSGAIASAESTPVFLPILGIFLGIFGSYYLYLRLFKNEAFGNIRTYWGMGLRLLIGAFIIFTFIRGGYGRATLNPSKAYYSEEAFNNHAAVSTQWALLRDYFKSSTLLKSPYRYYPDSEDLSKYLQPVFASNPDSTVNILTTQRPNIVFVLLEGFVGDLVESMGGEKGITPHMETFIKEGVFFDHIYSASDRSDKGVIGTFSAFPAQGPESVIKYISKHENMHAFMQELDSAGYHNSFYHGGQSEFYNVKSYMLTHGVERVVDNANFSPTEERVSWGVTDAVVLNRMIKDLQKEQTPFYSSIFTLVNHEPFQLKGAYKFGSDNNANKFRSTAYYTDSVLNDFVQQAKKEAWYKNTLFVMIADHGHRLPAEKYEISHPNRFHIPLLMFGEVIKPEYRGKKISRIGSQTDLAATLLKQLGLPSNHYVWSRDLFNPTTPQVAFYNSKDAFGIITPEQTISYDNVGNVINYKASADYPVAKSDSLLNIAKAYYQSVYKQFLQY; from the coding sequence GATTGGAGGGGCGAGCAGCAAGGAAATATTCCGGATGTTCTATCATGGCTTAAGCCTCGACTTGTCGACTGTCGCTTATATTAGCGCATTACCCTTCTTAGTTTATTGTTTAATTTCCTTCGTTAAGAAATGGAAATTCAGCCGTAAGGCACTTGATATCTACACCTTAGTTGTTCTTATCTTATTTTTTGTCGTTTCTTTTATTAATGTTAATGTTTATAGGGAATGGGGCGATAAGATCTCGAAGCGTGCAATTGATGCATTCTTTGCATCTCCTTCCGGTGCTATTGCATCCGCAGAATCTACGCCAGTCTTTCTCCCTATTTTAGGCATCTTCCTAGGCATCTTCGGCTCGTATTATCTCTATCTACGTCTTTTCAAAAATGAAGCGTTTGGAAATATTCGAACCTATTGGGGTATGGGGCTTCGCCTTCTTATTGGCGCATTTATCATCTTTACATTTATACGTGGCGGTTATGGCCGTGCGACTTTAAATCCAAGTAAAGCATATTATTCGGAAGAGGCGTTTAACAATCATGCAGCGGTAAGCACCCAATGGGCGCTCCTGCGTGACTATTTCAAAAGTAGCACCTTATTGAAGTCTCCATATCGATATTATCCAGACAGTGAGGACCTCTCGAAATACCTTCAACCTGTCTTTGCTAGCAACCCGGATTCGACTGTCAACATTTTGACCACTCAAAGGCCTAATATTGTTTTCGTGCTGTTAGAAGGTTTTGTAGGCGACCTAGTCGAATCGATGGGAGGCGAAAAAGGGATAACGCCACATATGGAAACCTTTATCAAAGAAGGCGTATTCTTCGATCATATTTATTCGGCATCTGATCGTTCAGATAAAGGGGTGATTGGCACCTTTAGTGCATTCCCCGCTCAGGGACCGGAAAGCGTAATCAAGTACATCAGCAAGCACGAGAACATGCATGCTTTTATGCAAGAGTTGGATTCCGCGGGCTATCATAACTCTTTTTATCATGGTGGGCAAAGCGAGTTTTATAACGTTAAATCCTACATGCTAACCCATGGTGTAGAGCGCGTTGTCGACAATGCGAATTTCTCGCCAACAGAAGAAAGGGTATCCTGGGGAGTAACCGATGCTGTCGTTCTTAACCGCATGATCAAAGACCTTCAAAAAGAGCAAACGCCATTCTACAGCAGCATATTTACTTTGGTTAACCACGAGCCTTTTCAGTTAAAAGGAGCCTATAAGTTTGGCTCCGATAATAACGCCAATAAGTTTAGAAGTACTGCTTATTATACCGATTCCGTACTGAATGATTTCGTGCAGCAGGCTAAGAAAGAAGCTTGGTATAAGAATACCTTGTTTGTGATGATTGCCGATCATGGACATCGTCTTCCTGCTGAGAAATACGAAATATCACATCCAAATCGTTTCCACATCCCACTGCTGATGTTCGGCGAAGTAATTAAGCCTGAATATCGGGGTAAGAAGATATCGAGGATAGGGAGTCAAACGGATTTAGCAGCAACCCTTTTGAAGCAACTCGGCTTACCCAGCAACCATTATGTATGGAGCCGCGACTTGTTCAATCCAACGACCCCGCAGGTCGCTTTTTACAATTCAAAGGATGCTTTTGGGATCATTACGCCCGAGCAGACGATTTCCTACGACAATGTTGGAAACGTGATCAACTATAAGGCCAGCGCTGACTATCCTGTGGCGAAGAGCGACAGCCTTTTGAATATCGCTAAAGCTTATTATCAATCGGTTTACAAGCAATTTTTACAGTATTAA